A portion of the Etheostoma cragini isolate CJK2018 chromosome 13, CSU_Ecrag_1.0, whole genome shotgun sequence genome contains these proteins:
- the gng8 gene encoding guanine nucleotide-binding protein G(I)/G(S)/G(O) subunit gamma-8, with translation MSNNMAKIADARKTVEQLKLEVNIERMMISKAAAELMAYCEAHAKEDPLMTPVPSSENPFREKKLFCVIL, from the exons ATGTCAAACAACATGGCCAAGATCGCAGATGCAAGAAAGACGGTAGAACAACTGAAACTGGAGGTCAACATAGAGAGGATGATG ATATCCAAAGCAGCAGCTGAGTTGATGGCCTACTGTGAAGCTCATGCCAAAGAGGACCCCCTGATGACACCGGTACCATCTTCTGAGAACCCGTTTCGAGAGAAGAAATTGTTCTGCGTAATACTATAA